In Fusarium fujikuroi IMI 58289 draft genome, chromosome FFUJ_chr08, one genomic interval encodes:
- a CDS encoding related to dihydrodipicolinate synthase encodes MGSIATTSKPFPGGIHVPSLTWFANNANQEIDWDVQKKHIEFLISSGLDGIVIAGTNGEAVTLSAAEKSQLIRTTREIAVSLGRPDITITLGTSSQTTRDAINETKLAKEAGADFVLVLTPSYFHFAMTQDAIVAFFEELAEASPVPVVIYNFPGVVAGLDVNSEMLERLGQHPNIVGVKLTCGGIAKVARIAAQFKPEEFFALAGQSDWLVPALSVGGTGTITGVANLYPKTCLQIYDLYKAGKTKEAEAAQLELAKMEWGFAKGGINGTKWVVAKLRGYPLESCHCRRPYPKYSDESKQEWIHKVVEPLSAVEKGLGKRAENI; translated from the exons ATGGGTTCAATCGCGACAACGAGCAAGCCATTCCCTGGCGGAATTCACGTTCCCTCTCTGACTTGGTTTGCCAATAATGCCAACCAAGAGATCGACTGGGACgttcagaagaagcacaTCGAGTTCTTAATAAGCTCTGGTCTTGACGGAA TCGTTATTGCTGGAACGAACGGAGAGGCCGTCACACTCTCAGCCGCCGAAAAGTCACAGCTCATCCGAACCACTCGAGAGATCGCAGTCTCCCTTGGCCGTCCCGATATCACAATCACACTGGGCACCTCATCACAAACCACACGAGATGCCATTAACGAGACAAAGCTCGCTAAGGAAGCTGGCGCCGACTTTGTCCTTGTTCTCACTCCCAGCTACTTCCACTTTGCCATGACACAAGATGCCATCGTGGCTTTCTTCGAAGAGCTCGCCGAGGCGAGCCCTGTTCCCGTCGTCATCTACAACTTCCCTGGTGTTGTCGCTGGCCTTGACGTCAACTCAGAGATGCTCGAGCGTCTGGGCCAGCACCCCAACATTGTTGGCGTGAAGTTGACATGTGGTGGCATCGCAAAGGTTGCTCGCATAGCAGCTCAGTTTAAGCCCGAGGAGTTCTTTGCTCTTGCTGGACAGAGCGACTGGCTCGTTCCCGCTCTCTCTGTCGGAGGCACAGGCACCATCACCGGTGTCGCGAACTTGTATCCCAAGACCTGTCTGCAGATCTACGATCTGTATAAGGCTGGTAAGACaaaggaggctgaggctgcaCAGCTTGAGTTGGCAAAGATGGAATGGGGATTTGCCAAGGGCGGTATCAACGGTACCAAGTGGGTTGTTGCTAAGCTCCGAGGATATCCTCTCGAGAGCTGCCACTGCAGACGACCTTATCCTAAGTATAGTGATGAGAGTAAGCAAGAGTGGATTCACAAGGTTGTTGAGCCTCTGTCGGCTGTTGAGAAGGGCCTTGGCAAGAGGGCAGAGAATATCTAG